A genomic region of Arvicola amphibius chromosome X, mArvAmp1.2, whole genome shotgun sequence contains the following coding sequences:
- the Nxt2 gene encoding NTF2-related export protein 2 — MALAMDFKTYVEQACRAAEEFINIYYETMDKRRHTIVRMYLDKATLIWNGNVVTGPEALSNFFETLPSSEFQINMLDCQPVHEQATQSQTTILVVTSGTVKFDGNRKHFFNQNFLLTAHSTSNNAVWKIASDCFRFQDWASC; from the exons ATGGCCTTGGCTATG GATTTTAAAACTTATGTGGAGCAAGCATGTAGAGCTGCTGAAGAATTCATCAATATTTACTATGAGACAATGGACAAAAGAAGACAT ACAATTGTCAGGATGTATTTGGACAAGGCCACCCTAATTTGGAATGGAAATGTTGTTACAGGGCCTGAAGccctttctaatttttttgagacgTTGCCTTCCAGTGAGTTCCAAATCAATATGCTGGACTGCCAACCAGTGCATG AGCAAGCTACCCAGTCTCAGACTACCATTCTTGTTGTGACCAGCGGAACCGTAAAGtttgatggaaacagaaaacacttctTCAATCAGAACTTTCTTCTGACTGCACATAGCACTTCTAACAACGCTGTGTGGAAGATTGCAAGTGACTGCTTCCGTTTTCAAGATTGGGCTAGTTGTTAA